From Montipora foliosa isolate CH-2021 chromosome 6, ASM3666993v2, whole genome shotgun sequence, a single genomic window includes:
- the LOC138007934 gene encoding uncharacterized protein — MNKENYGVEKVAEFGKASMYVIAGNGLHNEPATHRNGLEINNKSFLPKKRLTISRSKEIDFNWKEIAEAQPGKKLKIVDLNGSVRVDAVNLKRDHETRFPYAGAFAGKEYLNKLSVRQNKPGVNILRQIQNQDDKKNFGLASICSIAVGEFTENGIILDPRKSRREIHEAHENFVHSTERLGRKKTLPPCDTPSANLLQKEKAKDNSTILTIREEGDDSANSASSKSLHSVVIFRRKAESLGKHHLKRLFYSKVNDQPKPDKSLPQIHGKARGKGNSDEETKDENNPDHQQKNQKFLVSLNVNVSQNHKKDKRGLLPIVRLPTVVNRKTGQVHLALEAVAYEKSDYNRWSRRENRITHENSKSASRFKFP; from the coding sequence ATGAATAAAGAAAACTATGGTGTTGAAAAGGTTGCGGAGTTCGGGAAAGCAAGCATGTATGTCATCGCTGGGAATGGTTTACATAACGAACCAGCTACTCACAGAAACGGACTGGAAATTAACAACAAGTCTTTCTTGCCGAAAAAAAGGCTAACGATTTCGCGTAGCAAAGAGATTGACTTCAATTGGAAAGAGATTGCTGAGGCACAGCCGGGAAAGAAGTTAAAAATCGTAGATTTAAATGGATCAGTCCGCGTTGATGCAGTGAACTTGAAAAGAGACCACGAGACACGGTTTCCATATGCAGGTGCTTTCGCGGGAAAGGAGTATTTAAATAAGCTGTCAGTGAGGCAAAACAAGCCAGGAGTTAATATCTTGCGACAAATACAGAACCaagatgataaaaaaaattttggtttaGCCTCAATCTGCTCCATCGCAGTTGGTGAATTTACTGAGAATGGCATTATCCTTGACCCGAGAAAATCAAGACGAGAAATCCATGAAGCTCACGAGAACTTTGTTCACTCAACAGAACGCTTGGGCCGAAAGAAGACCTTGCCACCTTGTGATACGCCTAGCGCTAACTTGCttcaaaaagaaaaggcaaaagACAATTCCACAATTTTAACTATTCGTGAAGAGGGCGACGACTCTGCGAACTCTGCTAGTTCCAAATCTCTTCATAGCGTAGTAATTTTTAGGAGAAAAGCTGAAAGCTTAGGAAAGCATCACCTAAAGAGACTattttattccaaagtgaaTGATCAACCAAAGCCCGATAAGTCTTTGCCACAAATTCACGGGAAAGCGAGGGGGAAAGGCAATTCGGATGAAGAAACTAAGGATGAGAATAATCCAGATCACCAAcaaaaaaatcagaaatttcTTGTTTCGTTAAATGTTAATGTTTCGCAAAATCACAAGAAGGATAAACGTGGCTTGTTACCCATAGTTAGGCTTCCTACAGTCGTAAACAGGAAAACTGGACAAGTGCATTTAGCGCTGGAAGCAGTAGCTTACGAAAAGAGTGACTACAACCGATGGTCGCGGAGGGAGAATAGAATTACACACGAAAATTCAAAATCTGCTTCCCGTTTTAAATTTCCTTAG